Proteins encoded in a region of the Elaeis guineensis isolate ETL-2024a chromosome 7, EG11, whole genome shotgun sequence genome:
- the LOC140859478 gene encoding probable sarcosine oxidase: MEFSGDRFDVVVVGAGIMGSCTAYEAAKRGQKVLLLEQFDFLHHLGSSHGESRTIRATYPEAYYASMVLESYRLWEAAQSEIGYRVLTKTPHLDIGPASDKRLQCVIANCEPNSINAQILHRSQLHDMFSGAFQLPDQWMGVATNVGGVIKPTKAVAMFQALAIRRGVVLRDRMEVKDIERDEEGGGIWVSAAGGDRFWGRKCVVTVGAWMKKLVKAVTGRVLPIQPLHTTVCYWKIKEGHEKEFSPETGFPTFASYGEPHIFGTPSLEFPGLIKIAMDGGHPCDPDRRDWRSGSGALVDSVIPWIEQVLEGRVEAGKPVMKQDCMYSMTPDGDFIVDFLGGEFGKEVVIAGGFSGHGFKMGPVVGRILAELAIHGEAAGFELKHFRVGRFEEDPKGNAKEFEDQVSSHVSRNHE, from the coding sequence ATGGAGTTCTCCGGCGATCGGTTCGATGTAGTCGTCGTCGGTGCCGGGATCATGGGGAGCTGCACCGCCTACGAGGCGGCGAAGCGAGGCCAGAAGGTGCTCCTACTCGAGCAATTCGACTTCTTGCACCACCTCGGCTCGTCCCATGGCGAGTCCCGGACCATCCGAGCCACCTACCCCGAAGCCTACTACGCCTCCATGGTCCTCGAATCCTACCGTCTCTGGGAAGCAGCACAGTCGGAGATCGGCTACCGCGTCCTCACCAAGACCCCACATCTCGACATCGGCCCAGCGTCCGACAAGAGACTCCAGTGCGTGATCGCCAACTGCGAGCCCAACTCCATCaatgctcaaatcctccatcgaAGCCAGCTTCATGACATGTTCTCTGGTGCCTTCCAATTGCCCGACCAGTGGATGGGGGTGGCGACCAACGTCGGGGGCGTCATCAAGCCGACGAAGGCCGTCGCCATGTTCCAAGCATTGGCCATCCGAAGAGGAGTCGTTctcagagatcggatggaggtgAAGGACATCGAAAGAGACGAGGAAGGAGGAGGCATCTGGGTTTCAGCAGCCGGTGGAGATCGCTTCTGGGGGAGGAAGTGTGTGGTTACCGTTGGAGCCTGGATGAAGAAGTTAGTTAAAGCGGTAACTGGTCGTGTCTTGCCCATCCAGCCTCTGCACACGACCGTTTGTTACTGGAAGATCAAGGAGGGGCATGAGAAGGAATTCTCGCCGGAGACCGGGTTTCCAACGTTCGCCAGCTACGGCGAGCCTCACATCTTTGGCACGCCGTCGTTGGAGTTCCCAGGGCTGATCAAGATTGCCATGGATGGGGGCCACCCTTGCGACCCCGACCGGAGGGACTGGCGATCGGGCTCCGGCGCGCTGGTGGACTCGGTCATCCCATGGATCGAACAGGTGCTGGAGGGGCGTGTGGAGGCCGGGAAGCCGGTCATGAAGCAGGATTGTATGTACTCTATGACCCCCGACGGGGATTTCATCGTCGATTTCCTCGGCGGGGAGTTTGGGAAAGAGGTGGTGATCGCCGGAGGGTTCTCCGGTCATGGGTTCAAGATGGGGCCGGTGGTGGGGAGGATTCTGGCGGAGCTGGCGATCCATGGAGAGGCTGCCGGGTTTGAGCTGAAGCACTTCAGGGTGGGGAGGTTTGAGGAGGACCCAAAGGGGAATGCCAAGGAGTTTGAGGACCAAGTATCCTCCCATGTCTCCCGGAACCATGAATAG